From one Anabas testudineus chromosome 18, fAnaTes1.2, whole genome shotgun sequence genomic stretch:
- the LOC113168235 gene encoding tetratricopeptide repeat protein 39B, whose product MAHVGNGAAAEEEDRFEDAYDRIPAACQMDLQTAIQETQCALNLVLNNKFSEALDLLRPWWRDSMYHALGYSSILVMQATMTFEHRDIQTAMATIKEALQTCQRFRKRNSMVGSLSGLISKQSNLQEDEMHAEICYAECLLQKATLTFVQDENMISFIKGGIKIRTSYQIYKDCQNVLNVPQDLAGQSDSFRQFEGGVKLGIGSFNLMLSLLPQRILRLLEFIGFSGNRGFGLSQLREGASSHSLRSILCALTLLFYHTYVSLILGTGEGNLVEAEALLEPYQHKYPKGSIILFYTARIATLRGNFEKARARYEECISSQQEWKQIHHLCYWELMWTHSYQQEWQQAYRYADLLCKESRWSKAIYVYQKAAILSMMSQDEVKKTGEDIVELFRQVEGLKQRLAGKSIPTEKFAVRKSRRYKAANPIPLVIPALEMMYVWNGFTIVGKRADSTEALLITLEAAEEQLRNDPNPSEFHPDDSCLVQMLKGLCLKHLGRLLQAELCFTQVLSSEGRIRYDHYLIPFTLYELGLLYKQQGDFTKATTYIENAKTNYKDYSMESRLHFRIHAALNSLKGSPVGTP is encoded by the exons ATGGCCCACGTAGGCAACGGAGCGGCCGCCGAAGAGGAG gacCGCTTTGAAGATGCCTACGATCGGATTCCTGC ggcgTGTCAGATGGACCTGCAGACAGCCATTCAGGAGACTCAGTGTGCTCTCAATCTGGTCCTCAACAACAAGTTCTCTGAAGCCCTGGACCTCCTCAGACCATG GTGGAGGGACAGTATGTACCATGCTTTGGGCTACAGCAGCATCCTGGTGATGCAGGCGACCATGACCTTCGAGCACAGAGACATCCAGACCGCCATGGCAACCATCAAGGAGGCACTACAAACCTGTCagag gttCAGAAAGAGGAACTCGATGGTTGGATCTCTTTCCGGTCTGATCAGCAAACAGTCCAACCTGCAGGAAG ACGAGATGCACGCAGAGATTTGCTATGCTGAGTGTCTGCTGCAGAAAGCCACGCTGACGTTTGTGCAG GATGAGAACATGATCAGCTTTATCAAAGGAGGCATCAAGATAAGAACCAGCTATCAAATCTACAA GGATTGTCAGAATGTGCTGAATGTCCCTCAGGACCTGGCTGGCCAGTCTGattcattcagacagtttgaGGGTGGAGTCAAGCTGGGCATTGGATCCTTCAACTTG ATGTTGTCTCTCCTCCCTCAGAGAATTTTGAGGTTGTTGGAGTTTATTGGATTCTCAGGAAATAGG GGGTTTGGCTTGTCTCAGTTGAGAGAGGGCGCCTCCAGTCACAGTTTACGGTCAATCCTCTGTGCTCTGACTCTACTGTTCTATCATACATATGTTTCACTGATACTTg GAACTGGGGAGGGTAATCTGGTGGAGGCTGAGGCTCTGCTGGAACCATACCAACACAAATACCCCAAA gGCTCTATAATTCTCTTCTACACTGCTCGCATTGCTACACTGAGAGGAAACTTTGAGAAG GCACGGGCCAGATATGAGGAGTGTATCAGCAGCCAGCAGGAGTGGAAACAGATCCACCACCTGTGTTACTGGGAGTTGATGTGGACTCACTCCTACCAGCAGGAGTGGCAGCAGGCATACCGTTATGCTGACCTGCTGTGCAAGGAGAGCCGCTGGTCCAAG GCAATTTATGTGTACCAGAAGGCGGCCATCCTGAGTATGATGTCACAGGATGAAGTAAAAAAGACAGGGGAGGACATTGTTGAGCTCTTTAG GCAGGTGGAGGGGCTTAAACAGCGCCTGGCAGGAAAATCAATCCCAACAGAAAAGTTTGCAGTGAGAAAGTCCAGACGCTACAAAGCTGCTAACCCCATCCCTCTGGTCATCCCTGCACTG GAGATGATGTACGTTTGGAATGGTTTCACCATTGTCGGGAAAAGAGCCGACTCTACTGAGGCCCTGCTGATTACCTTAGAGGCGGCTGAGGAGCAGCTACGTAACGACCCTA ATCCATCAGAGTTTCATCCAGATGACAGCTGTCTTGTCCAGATGTTGAAGGGACTCTGTCTGAAACACCTGGGCAGGTTACTGCAGGCTGAACTCTGCTTCACACAGGTCCTGTCCag tgAGGGTCGTATCCGTTATGATCACTACTTGATTCCTTTTACTCTCTATGAGTTGGGTCTGCTGTATAAACAACAGGGAGACTTCACCAAGGCCACAACATACATCGAAAATGCCAA GACGAACTACAAGGATTACTCCATGGAGTCCAGACTGCACTTCCGGATCCATGCGGCCCTCAACAGCCTCAAAGGATCCCCTGTTGGCACTCCATAA
- the LOC113168229 gene encoding protein NLRC3-like isoform X1 has protein sequence MRSQRSMGEPVCFSNESKCSFQSWRADSVLSRDGSAVCCSSVFRKEAASFTKERKKHRGGVEEELQSCCCQGSVSVQTSSKTNTVETDPGLQEILHGHKMSLKRRCDCVTEGFGETRSRTKKIYLKRMYTELDVREGQSEETPVKCRDIFKVLLDQEKRVRVVLINGIAGIGKTVLVQKFTLDWADGSENQGVCLVILLSFRELNLVRDEQHSLLTLLRVFYPTLQKVTAEQLAVCKLLFIFDGLDENRLSLDFNKREIVSDVTQMSSVNVLLINLIKGNLLPSALVWITSRPAAASQIPPTCVDRVTEVRGFTDAQKEEYFRRRFRDEELSSRIISHVKTSRSLHIMCFIPIFCLIIATVLEHMLTTNMTEEIPLTLTNMYSHLLMVLTKRKKYKYNGGHMMSPQELTEVNREVLLKLGRLAFEHLEKGNTFSTEDLEQCGLDVTEASVYSGVCTEIFKRESVIFQKAVYCFVHRSVQEFLAAVYVFHCYTNKDFETLESFLGNCSRSDPPLEMFLRRATEESMKSMKGHLDLFVRFLHGLSLESNQRLLAGLLGQMVERTESIHKSIHNLKEMSSSNISPNRRIIIFHCLMEINDHCILRNYVRSENRSETKLPETHCSDLAFVLQISEDILDMMEMKAYRTSKEGRFRLMPAVRNCREVLHFLASTLKLNPFHLREPE, from the exons ATGAGGAGTCAGAGGTCCATGGGAGAACCAGTGTGTTTTAGCAATGAATCTAA ATGCAGCTTCCAAAGCTGGAGAGCAGACTCAGTACTGTCCAGAGATGGGTCTGCAGTGTGCTGTAGCTCAGTCTTCAGAAAAGAAGCAGCCTCATTTACAAA agaGCGGAAGAAGCATAGAGGTGGTGTTGAGGAGGAACTGCAGTCCTGCTGCTGCCAAGGTTCGGTCTCAGTGCAGACGTCCAGTAAGACCAACACAGTAGAAA CAGATCCTGGTCTGCAGGAGATTTTACATGGACACAAAATGAGTCTGAAGAGGAGATGCGACTGTGTGACTGAAGGGTTTGGTGAAACCAGAAGTAGAACCAAGAAGATCTACCTCAAGAGGATGTACACTGAGCTAGACGTcagagagggacagagtgaagagacTCCAGTAAAATGCAGAGACATCTTTAAAGTCTTACTTGACCAAGAGAAACGGGTCAGAGTTGTTCTGATAAACGGCATCGCTGGTATTGGGAAAACCGTCTTAGTGCAGAAGTTTACTCTGGACTGGGCGGACGGCTCGGAAAACCAAGGTGTCTGTTTGGTAATTCTGCTCTCGTTCAGGGAGCTGAACTTGGTCAGAGATGAGCAGCACAGTCTTCTCACGCTGCTCCGTGTTTTCTatccaacattacagaaggtcacagcagagcagctggccGTCTGTAAACtgttgttcatctttgacggccTGGATGAGAACAgactttcactggatttcaaCAAGAGGGAGattgtgtctgatgtcacacagaTGTCATCTGTCAATGTGCTGCTGATAAACCTCATCAAGGGGAATCTGCTTCCCTCGGCTCTGGTCTGGATAACCTCCCGACCTGCGGCAGCCAGTCAGATCCCTCCGACATGTGTTGACAGGGTAACAGAAGTACGAGGCTTCACTGACGcccagaaggaggagtacttcaggaggagGTTCAGAGACGAAGAGCTGTCCAGCAGAATCATCTCTCATGTCAAGACATCCAGGAGCCTGcacattatgtgttttattccaATTTTCTGCTTGATCAttgctacagttctggagcacatgttgactaCAAATATGACAGAGGAGATTCCCTTGACATTAACTAATATGTACTCACACCTCCTGATGGTTCTGACTAAGAGGAAGAAGTATAAGTACAATGGGGGACACATGATGAGTCCACAGGAGCTGACGGAGGTCAACAGGGAAGTTCTTCTGAAGCTGGGGAGGCTGGcgtttgaacatctggagaaaggCAACACGTTCTCCACGGAAgacctggagcagtgtggtCTGGATGTCACAGAGGCCTCGGTGTACTCAGGTGTTTGTACAGAGATcttcaaaagagagagtgtgatcttccagaaagcagtctactgctttgttcatcGGAGcgttcaggagtttctggctgcagtttATGTTTTCCATTGTTACACAAACAAGGATTTTGAGACACTAGAGAGTTTTCTAGGAAATTGCTCGCGCAGTGACCCACCATTGGAAATGTTTCTAAGGAGAGCAACAGAGGAGTCAATGAAGAGCATGAAGGGCCACCTGGATCTGTTTGTTCGCTTTCTTCATGGTCTTTCACTTGAGTCAAATCAGAGGCTTCTAGCAGGCTTGCTGGGTCAAATGGTAGAAAGAACAGAAAGCATCCATAAATCAATCCACAATCTAAAGGAAATGAGCAGCTCTAACATCTCCCCTAACAGACGCATCATCatcttccactgtctgatggAGATAAATGATCACTGTATACTTCGAAACTACGTGAGgtcagagaacagatcagagaCAAAACTCCCAGAGACCCACTGTTCAGATCTGGCCTTCGTGCTACAGATTTCAGAGGATATCCTGGATATGATGGAGATGAAAGCATACAGAACATCAAAGGAGGGACGATTCAGGCTGATGCCAGCTGTCAGGAACTGCAGAGAGGTTCT TCATTTTTTGGCCTCAACTCTAAAGCTTAATCCCTTTCATTTGAGAGAGCCTGAGTGA
- the cfi gene encoding complement factor I isoform X1, whose amino-acid sequence MRSVGVSLLMLFLLIIHFETSSPQESEETSDTEQHVQQFQQVHHWQKLPKPEPTTTKTTPEPTTTLAPELDEFLGSPECLEKKFTRASCSLVFCPPWERCIEGQCTCKPPYMCPVDNVTPVCGKDNRMYLSYCQVMALSCRTKKSAMSHFALNCLAAEPKFRTLIDPDTKGVKIVIPNVNNPGDGEGLPVCWELWDMAAANVVCKEHDKQLGAATIHKLEQLPGSCVSVRCQGFETSLSECIIYDKTSNGSEVATVTCYDKSNPPKECGFRCVNNKCVSQKQTCDGVDDCGDRSDEMCCRKCRNNAFLCKTGVCVHKDALRDNQMDCLDGADESPKHVVIQRGRFKGTSPTNSENKSPREETRLSRETLEMKLHCGIPNRTVENVQERGRSSRVKRVVGGIPANPTQIQWQIALEENKKIDCGGAYIGGCWVITAAHCVRPNPSPFRVKFSLWKKSRAQDTTDIVPVEEIRIHPKYNASSYENDIALVKLEKLPFREQCLEDNPAVSAVCVPWTTQLFKPNHTCSISGWGRTADGRSAQVLLWANVSLIDNCQRFYKDRFKPGMMCAGDLAGSVDSCQGDSGGPLVCEDELGVSYLWGIVSWGERCGQPGFPGVYTQVAHYFEWIRLHTGWSAVTKYNS is encoded by the exons ATGAGATCAGTCGGAGTTTCTCTCCTGATGCTCTTTCTCCtcatcattcattttgaaaCG AGCAGTCCACAAGAATCTGAGGAAAcatcagacacagagcagcacgTCCAGCAGTTCCAGCAGGTCCACCACTGGCAAAAACTACCAAAGCCTGAACCTACCACCACCAAAACAACCCCTGAACCTACCACCACACTCGCACCTGAGCTAGATGAGTTTCTTGGCTCACCTGAGTGCCTGGAAAAGAA GTTTACCCGTGCATCATGTAGCCTGGTGTTCTGTCCGCCATGGGAGCGTTGCATCGAGGGACAGTGCACCTGTAAACCACCTTACATGTGTCCCGTTGATAATGTGACCCCAGTTTGTGGGAAGGACAACAGGATGTATCTTTCCTACTGCCAG GTGATGGCCCTCTCCTGTCGGACCAAGAAATCTGCCATgtcacattttgcattaaattgTTTAG CAGCTGAGCCTAAGTTTAGAACTTTAATAGACCCAGACACAAAAGGCGTTAAGATCGTCATTCCTAATGTAAACAACCCTGGAGATGGGGAAGGGTTACCGGTGTGTTGGGAGCTATGGGACATGGCGGCTGCTAATGTGGTCTGCAAGGAACACGACAAGCAACT gggtgCAGCGACGATTCACAAACTCGAGCAACTCCCAGGCAGTTGCGTTAGTGTCCGCTGCCAAGGTTTTGAGACGTCGCTATCTGAATGTATAATTTATGACAAGACCAGTAATGGAAGTGAGGTCGCTACAGTAACGTGTTACGACAAATCTAATCCACCAAAAG AGTGTGGCTTCAGATGTGTTAACAACAAATGCGTGTCTCAGAAGCAGACGTGTGACGGCGTTGACGACTGTGGCGACCGAAGTGATGAGATGTGCTGCAGAA agTGCAGGAACAATGCTTTCCTCTGCAAGACGGGTGTGTGCGTGCACAAAGACGCTCTCAGAGATAACCAGATGGACTGTCTGGATGGGGCAGATGAATCACCCAAACACGTGGTTATACAGAGAG GGAGATTTAAAGGGACATCACCCACAAACTCAG aaaacaaaTCTCCCAGAGAAG AAACGAGGCTCAGCCGGGAGACGCTGGAGATGAAGTTACACTGTGGGATTCCCAACAGGACTGTGGAGAATGTGCAGGAGCGAGGAAGAAGCAGTCGAGTCAAGAGAGTGGTGGGAGGAATACCTGCAAACCCG ACTCAGATCCAGTGGCAGATCGCTCTGGAGGAGAACAAGAAGATCGACTGTGGAGGGGCTTACATCGGAGGCTGCTGGGTGATCACAGCCGCTCACTGTGTCAG GCCCAACCCCTCTCCGTTCAGGGTGAAATTTTCTCTCTGGAAGAAATCAAGAGCTCAAGACACAACTGATATCGTTCCTGTAGAAGAGATTCGCATCCACCCCAA GTACAACGCCAGCAGCTATGAGAACGACATCGCCCTGGTAAAGTTGGAGAAGCTTCCATTCAGGGAGCAATGTTTGGAAGACAACCCGGCGGTCAGTGCTGTCTGTGTTCCCTGGACCACCCAGCTGTTTAAACCCAACCACACCTGCAGCATCTCAGGCTGGGGACGGACTGCAG ACGGCAGATCAGCTCAGGTGTTGCTCTGGGCCAACGTGTCGCTCATCGACAACTGTCAGAGATTCTACAAAGATCGCTTCAAGCCAGGCATGATGTGTGCAG GTGACCTGGCCGGCAGTGTCGACTCCTGTCAGGGGGACAGTGGGGGTCCACTGGTTTGTGAGGACGAACTGGGTGTTTCCTATCTGTGGGGCATTGTCAGCTGGGGGGAGAGGTGTGGTCAGCCAGGATTCCCTGGAGTTTATACACAG GTTGCTCATTACTTTGAGTGGATCCGACTTCACACTGGCTGGTCTGCAGTCACCAAGTATAACTCCTGA
- the cfi gene encoding complement factor I isoform X2, whose product MRSVGVSLLMLFLLIIHFETSSPQESEETSDTEQHVQQFQQVHHWQKLPKPEPTTTKTTPEPTTTLAPELDEFLGSPECLEKKFTRASCSLVFCPPWERCIEGQCTCKPPYMCPVDNVTPVCGKDNRMYLSYCQVMALSCRTKKSAMSHFALNCLAEPKFRTLIDPDTKGVKIVIPNVNNPGDGEGLPVCWELWDMAAANVVCKEHDKQLGAATIHKLEQLPGSCVSVRCQGFETSLSECIIYDKTSNGSEVATVTCYDKSNPPKECGFRCVNNKCVSQKQTCDGVDDCGDRSDEMCCRKCRNNAFLCKTGVCVHKDALRDNQMDCLDGADESPKHVVIQRGRFKGTSPTNSENKSPREETRLSRETLEMKLHCGIPNRTVENVQERGRSSRVKRVVGGIPANPTQIQWQIALEENKKIDCGGAYIGGCWVITAAHCVRPNPSPFRVKFSLWKKSRAQDTTDIVPVEEIRIHPKYNASSYENDIALVKLEKLPFREQCLEDNPAVSAVCVPWTTQLFKPNHTCSISGWGRTADGRSAQVLLWANVSLIDNCQRFYKDRFKPGMMCAGDLAGSVDSCQGDSGGPLVCEDELGVSYLWGIVSWGERCGQPGFPGVYTQVAHYFEWIRLHTGWSAVTKYNS is encoded by the exons ATGAGATCAGTCGGAGTTTCTCTCCTGATGCTCTTTCTCCtcatcattcattttgaaaCG AGCAGTCCACAAGAATCTGAGGAAAcatcagacacagagcagcacgTCCAGCAGTTCCAGCAGGTCCACCACTGGCAAAAACTACCAAAGCCTGAACCTACCACCACCAAAACAACCCCTGAACCTACCACCACACTCGCACCTGAGCTAGATGAGTTTCTTGGCTCACCTGAGTGCCTGGAAAAGAA GTTTACCCGTGCATCATGTAGCCTGGTGTTCTGTCCGCCATGGGAGCGTTGCATCGAGGGACAGTGCACCTGTAAACCACCTTACATGTGTCCCGTTGATAATGTGACCCCAGTTTGTGGGAAGGACAACAGGATGTATCTTTCCTACTGCCAG GTGATGGCCCTCTCCTGTCGGACCAAGAAATCTGCCATgtcacattttgcattaaattgTTTAG CTGAGCCTAAGTTTAGAACTTTAATAGACCCAGACACAAAAGGCGTTAAGATCGTCATTCCTAATGTAAACAACCCTGGAGATGGGGAAGGGTTACCGGTGTGTTGGGAGCTATGGGACATGGCGGCTGCTAATGTGGTCTGCAAGGAACACGACAAGCAACT gggtgCAGCGACGATTCACAAACTCGAGCAACTCCCAGGCAGTTGCGTTAGTGTCCGCTGCCAAGGTTTTGAGACGTCGCTATCTGAATGTATAATTTATGACAAGACCAGTAATGGAAGTGAGGTCGCTACAGTAACGTGTTACGACAAATCTAATCCACCAAAAG AGTGTGGCTTCAGATGTGTTAACAACAAATGCGTGTCTCAGAAGCAGACGTGTGACGGCGTTGACGACTGTGGCGACCGAAGTGATGAGATGTGCTGCAGAA agTGCAGGAACAATGCTTTCCTCTGCAAGACGGGTGTGTGCGTGCACAAAGACGCTCTCAGAGATAACCAGATGGACTGTCTGGATGGGGCAGATGAATCACCCAAACACGTGGTTATACAGAGAG GGAGATTTAAAGGGACATCACCCACAAACTCAG aaaacaaaTCTCCCAGAGAAG AAACGAGGCTCAGCCGGGAGACGCTGGAGATGAAGTTACACTGTGGGATTCCCAACAGGACTGTGGAGAATGTGCAGGAGCGAGGAAGAAGCAGTCGAGTCAAGAGAGTGGTGGGAGGAATACCTGCAAACCCG ACTCAGATCCAGTGGCAGATCGCTCTGGAGGAGAACAAGAAGATCGACTGTGGAGGGGCTTACATCGGAGGCTGCTGGGTGATCACAGCCGCTCACTGTGTCAG GCCCAACCCCTCTCCGTTCAGGGTGAAATTTTCTCTCTGGAAGAAATCAAGAGCTCAAGACACAACTGATATCGTTCCTGTAGAAGAGATTCGCATCCACCCCAA GTACAACGCCAGCAGCTATGAGAACGACATCGCCCTGGTAAAGTTGGAGAAGCTTCCATTCAGGGAGCAATGTTTGGAAGACAACCCGGCGGTCAGTGCTGTCTGTGTTCCCTGGACCACCCAGCTGTTTAAACCCAACCACACCTGCAGCATCTCAGGCTGGGGACGGACTGCAG ACGGCAGATCAGCTCAGGTGTTGCTCTGGGCCAACGTGTCGCTCATCGACAACTGTCAGAGATTCTACAAAGATCGCTTCAAGCCAGGCATGATGTGTGCAG GTGACCTGGCCGGCAGTGTCGACTCCTGTCAGGGGGACAGTGGGGGTCCACTGGTTTGTGAGGACGAACTGGGTGTTTCCTATCTGTGGGGCATTGTCAGCTGGGGGGAGAGGTGTGGTCAGCCAGGATTCCCTGGAGTTTATACACAG GTTGCTCATTACTTTGAGTGGATCCGACTTCACACTGGCTGGTCTGCAGTCACCAAGTATAACTCCTGA
- the LOC113168229 gene encoding protein NLRC3-like isoform X2 → MRSQRSMGEPVCFSNESKCSFQSWRADSVLSRDGSAVCCSSVFRKEAASFTKERKKHRGGVEEELQSCCCQGSVSVQTSSKTNTVENPGLQEILHGHKMSLKRRCDCVTEGFGETRSRTKKIYLKRMYTELDVREGQSEETPVKCRDIFKVLLDQEKRVRVVLINGIAGIGKTVLVQKFTLDWADGSENQGVCLVILLSFRELNLVRDEQHSLLTLLRVFYPTLQKVTAEQLAVCKLLFIFDGLDENRLSLDFNKREIVSDVTQMSSVNVLLINLIKGNLLPSALVWITSRPAAASQIPPTCVDRVTEVRGFTDAQKEEYFRRRFRDEELSSRIISHVKTSRSLHIMCFIPIFCLIIATVLEHMLTTNMTEEIPLTLTNMYSHLLMVLTKRKKYKYNGGHMMSPQELTEVNREVLLKLGRLAFEHLEKGNTFSTEDLEQCGLDVTEASVYSGVCTEIFKRESVIFQKAVYCFVHRSVQEFLAAVYVFHCYTNKDFETLESFLGNCSRSDPPLEMFLRRATEESMKSMKGHLDLFVRFLHGLSLESNQRLLAGLLGQMVERTESIHKSIHNLKEMSSSNISPNRRIIIFHCLMEINDHCILRNYVRSENRSETKLPETHCSDLAFVLQISEDILDMMEMKAYRTSKEGRFRLMPAVRNCREVLHFLASTLKLNPFHLREPE, encoded by the exons ATGAGGAGTCAGAGGTCCATGGGAGAACCAGTGTGTTTTAGCAATGAATCTAA ATGCAGCTTCCAAAGCTGGAGAGCAGACTCAGTACTGTCCAGAGATGGGTCTGCAGTGTGCTGTAGCTCAGTCTTCAGAAAAGAAGCAGCCTCATTTACAAA agaGCGGAAGAAGCATAGAGGTGGTGTTGAGGAGGAACTGCAGTCCTGCTGCTGCCAAGGTTCGGTCTCAGTGCAGACGTCCAGTAAGACCAACACAGTAGAAA ATCCTGGTCTGCAGGAGATTTTACATGGACACAAAATGAGTCTGAAGAGGAGATGCGACTGTGTGACTGAAGGGTTTGGTGAAACCAGAAGTAGAACCAAGAAGATCTACCTCAAGAGGATGTACACTGAGCTAGACGTcagagagggacagagtgaagagacTCCAGTAAAATGCAGAGACATCTTTAAAGTCTTACTTGACCAAGAGAAACGGGTCAGAGTTGTTCTGATAAACGGCATCGCTGGTATTGGGAAAACCGTCTTAGTGCAGAAGTTTACTCTGGACTGGGCGGACGGCTCGGAAAACCAAGGTGTCTGTTTGGTAATTCTGCTCTCGTTCAGGGAGCTGAACTTGGTCAGAGATGAGCAGCACAGTCTTCTCACGCTGCTCCGTGTTTTCTatccaacattacagaaggtcacagcagagcagctggccGTCTGTAAACtgttgttcatctttgacggccTGGATGAGAACAgactttcactggatttcaaCAAGAGGGAGattgtgtctgatgtcacacagaTGTCATCTGTCAATGTGCTGCTGATAAACCTCATCAAGGGGAATCTGCTTCCCTCGGCTCTGGTCTGGATAACCTCCCGACCTGCGGCAGCCAGTCAGATCCCTCCGACATGTGTTGACAGGGTAACAGAAGTACGAGGCTTCACTGACGcccagaaggaggagtacttcaggaggagGTTCAGAGACGAAGAGCTGTCCAGCAGAATCATCTCTCATGTCAAGACATCCAGGAGCCTGcacattatgtgttttattccaATTTTCTGCTTGATCAttgctacagttctggagcacatgttgactaCAAATATGACAGAGGAGATTCCCTTGACATTAACTAATATGTACTCACACCTCCTGATGGTTCTGACTAAGAGGAAGAAGTATAAGTACAATGGGGGACACATGATGAGTCCACAGGAGCTGACGGAGGTCAACAGGGAAGTTCTTCTGAAGCTGGGGAGGCTGGcgtttgaacatctggagaaaggCAACACGTTCTCCACGGAAgacctggagcagtgtggtCTGGATGTCACAGAGGCCTCGGTGTACTCAGGTGTTTGTACAGAGATcttcaaaagagagagtgtgatcttccagaaagcagtctactgctttgttcatcGGAGcgttcaggagtttctggctgcagtttATGTTTTCCATTGTTACACAAACAAGGATTTTGAGACACTAGAGAGTTTTCTAGGAAATTGCTCGCGCAGTGACCCACCATTGGAAATGTTTCTAAGGAGAGCAACAGAGGAGTCAATGAAGAGCATGAAGGGCCACCTGGATCTGTTTGTTCGCTTTCTTCATGGTCTTTCACTTGAGTCAAATCAGAGGCTTCTAGCAGGCTTGCTGGGTCAAATGGTAGAAAGAACAGAAAGCATCCATAAATCAATCCACAATCTAAAGGAAATGAGCAGCTCTAACATCTCCCCTAACAGACGCATCATCatcttccactgtctgatggAGATAAATGATCACTGTATACTTCGAAACTACGTGAGgtcagagaacagatcagagaCAAAACTCCCAGAGACCCACTGTTCAGATCTGGCCTTCGTGCTACAGATTTCAGAGGATATCCTGGATATGATGGAGATGAAAGCATACAGAACATCAAAGGAGGGACGATTCAGGCTGATGCCAGCTGTCAGGAACTGCAGAGAGGTTCT TCATTTTTTGGCCTCAACTCTAAAGCTTAATCCCTTTCATTTGAGAGAGCCTGAGTGA